Proteins from one Aureimonas sp. SA4125 genomic window:
- a CDS encoding globin-coupled sensor protein, protein MDTIDINALRDRLEFLGIDAEARNHLRELQPTIEGSIGEALDGFYGKVRSNAHTRKFFSDDKHIAAAKGRQEKHWGVIGGADFDASYVAGVSTVGKVHARLGLEPRWYIGGYALILESLIGSIMAKHWPSRFGRSKSDKLAAQIGVVVKAALLDMDYAISVYLETLATERRLVEEAKQKADAEVKLAVQAFGEAFKQLKAGNMDFRVSSALPRDFQAMAEDYNDSVSELDSTIGSVVTSIHSLRTGLAEISIASNDLAQRTEQQAASLEQTVAALSDVTGAVKNTADSAGRAQETATVTQNDAERGGQIVGRAVLAMAAIEESSGKIGKIIGVIDEIAFQTNLLALNAGVEAARAGEAGRGFAVVAQEVRGLAQRSAEAAKEIKDLISASSDQVRQGVELVTASGKSLDEIVGKVGQMSTVVAEIARSAKEQSVSLREVSGAADQMDKVTQQNAAMVEETTAAAQTLTTDTESLSDLVNRFRTSTGDARSRPAGRVPSRPTASGTPRPVVQMRQTGGGGGGAAPKRAPSEWQEF, encoded by the coding sequence GTGGATACTATCGACATCAATGCTCTGCGCGATCGGCTCGAATTTTTGGGGATCGACGCGGAAGCCCGCAACCACTTGCGGGAATTGCAGCCGACGATCGAGGGCAGCATCGGTGAGGCGCTGGACGGCTTCTACGGGAAGGTGCGCAGCAATGCCCATACCAGGAAGTTCTTCTCCGACGACAAGCACATCGCCGCGGCCAAGGGGCGGCAGGAGAAACATTGGGGCGTCATCGGCGGCGCGGATTTCGACGCCTCCTATGTCGCAGGCGTCTCGACGGTTGGCAAGGTGCACGCGCGCCTCGGTCTCGAGCCGCGCTGGTACATCGGCGGCTATGCCCTCATTCTCGAGAGCCTGATCGGTTCGATCATGGCAAAGCACTGGCCGTCGCGCTTCGGTCGCAGCAAGTCGGACAAGCTCGCCGCCCAGATCGGTGTCGTGGTGAAGGCGGCGCTGCTCGACATGGATTATGCGATCTCCGTCTACCTCGAAACCCTCGCCACGGAGCGCAGGCTCGTCGAGGAGGCCAAGCAGAAGGCCGATGCGGAAGTGAAGCTGGCCGTGCAGGCTTTTGGCGAGGCCTTCAAGCAGCTGAAGGCCGGCAACATGGATTTCCGCGTCTCCTCGGCCCTGCCTCGCGACTTCCAGGCCATGGCAGAGGACTACAACGACTCGGTCTCGGAACTGGACAGCACGATCGGTTCGGTGGTGACGTCGATCCATTCGCTGCGAACCGGACTCGCAGAAATCTCCATCGCCTCCAACGATCTGGCGCAGCGCACCGAACAGCAGGCCGCGAGTCTGGAGCAGACGGTCGCGGCGCTGTCCGACGTGACCGGCGCGGTGAAGAACACCGCCGACAGCGCCGGCCGGGCACAGGAGACGGCGACGGTGACGCAGAACGACGCGGAACGCGGCGGCCAGATCGTCGGGCGGGCGGTTCTCGCCATGGCGGCCATCGAGGAGTCGTCCGGCAAGATCGGCAAGATCATCGGCGTCATCGACGAGATCGCGTTCCAGACCAATCTGCTGGCGCTGAACGCAGGTGTCGAGGCGGCGCGCGCCGGCGAGGCGGGTAGGGGTTTTGCCGTCGTCGCGCAGGAAGTCCGCGGCCTTGCCCAGCGTTCGGCGGAAGCGGCCAAGGAGATCAAGGACCTGATCTCGGCATCGTCCGACCAGGTGCGTCAGGGCGTCGAGCTCGTGACGGCCTCGGGAAAGTCGCTGGACGAGATCGTCGGAAAGGTCGGCCAGATGTCGACCGTCGTCGCCGAGATCGCCCGAAGCGCCAAGGAACAGTCGGTCAGCCTGCGCGAAGTCTCCGGTGCCGCCGACCAGATGGACAAGGTCACCCAGCAGAACGCCGCCATGGTCGAGGAGACGACCGCCGCGGCGCAGACGCTGACGACGGACACCGAATCCCTGTCCGATCTCGTGAACCGTTTCCGGACCTCGACGGGCGACGCGCGCAGCCGGCCGGCCGGTCGCGTTCCGTCTCGGCCGACCGCAAGCGGAACGCCGCGGCCGGTGGTGCAGATGCGCCAGACCGGCGGCGGCGGCGGCGGCGCCGCGCCGAAGCGCGCACCGTCGGAGTGGCAAGAGTTCTGA